Proteins from one Elgaria multicarinata webbii isolate HBS135686 ecotype San Diego chromosome 3, rElgMul1.1.pri, whole genome shotgun sequence genomic window:
- the SWSAP1 gene encoding ATPase SWSAP1, protein MAALESVLLGGASAGLRPLLLRGPAGSGRSALLFRAALLAAASPARVLFLAPRPLERLPGGVVAGAGAIQRIHFLYPLSFQELLWLVASLHQTLSGSPSLIVLDGLEEYLANCSGPGMAAQLVALLLDTANHFTQKLIQGSAGCQLIVSVKFPGEVGEEAEHLSVIERYFPAQLQLHPDAGESGSFDSRGTAKLIRARLSQLGTEGQEWLMRFDSQGDMRVSPLPLTCEKDGGVTSGNVGGDGHTVVPGPQS, encoded by the exons ATGGCGGCGTTGGAGTCGGTGCTGTTGGGCGGCGCCTCCGCGGGTCTGCGGCCGCTGCTGCTCCGGGGCCCTGCGGGTTCGGGCCGCTCGGCGCTGCTGTTCCGGGCGGCGCTACTCGCCGCCGCTTCCCCCGCTCGCGTGCTGTTCCTGGCGCCGCGGCCCCTGGAGCGCCTGCCCGGCGGGGTCGTCGCGGGAGCCGGGGCGATCCAG AGAATCCACTTTCTGTACCCATTGTCCTTCCAGGAGCTGCTTTGGTTGGTGGCTTCTCTGCACCAAACTTTGTCCGGTAGCCCCTCCTTGATAGTGCTGGATGGTTTGGAGGAATACTTGGCCAATTGTTCTGGCCCAGGTATGGCAGCTCAGCTGGTGGCCTTGCTGCTGGACACAGCGAACCATTTCACCCAGAAGCTTATCCAGGGCTCTGCAGGCTGCCAGCTCATTGTCTCCGTGAAGTTCCCTGGAGAAGTTGGGGAAGAAGCAGAGCATCTCTCGGTGATTGAGCGCTACTTCCCAGCCCAGTTGCAGCTGCATCCAGATGCAGGCGAGAGCGGCAGCTTCGATAGTCGGGGCACTGCCAAGCTGATCAGAGCGCGTCTCTCCCAACTGGGGACTGAAGGGCAAGAATGGCTGATGAGATTTGATTCACAAGGCGACATGAGGGTTTCTCCACTTCCGCTCACGTGTGAAAAAGATGGTGGCGTGACTTCAGGAAATGTGGGGGGAGACGGCCACACCGTTGTGCCTGGCCCCCAATCTTAG